From a region of the Macrobrachium nipponense isolate FS-2020 chromosome 3, ASM1510439v2, whole genome shotgun sequence genome:
- the LOC135222500 gene encoding nematocyst expressed protein 3-like, translating to MSESRSHPERVWTTLVTVAPLDGSTIPVTLPVTIDTSYDLCLIVQDRSHGRTAGHHSLVHQTSPPGRIECPSKLPAADTVHVPQGLFFHERQEPLSPVTNCPLRDIAPPVPVTGPIDLNSLPVPLGSTEQCQAPSTLDVEPPQTLTSAPGPELAPAPNLNKDTPTGDPPTGMELTTAHGQSQATTASAPDSISGLTPESVPPSTPGTGVARPWRNKKKKKKKKGRSKLTN from the exons ATGTCCGAGTctaggtctcaccctgagcgggtgtggaccactttagtcacagtggcacccctggatggctctaccataccagtgactctgccagttacgaTAGATACCAGCTACGATCTGTGTCTCATAGTTCAAGACCGTTCCCACGGTCGtactgcaggtcaccactccttggtgcaccaaacctcaccgcctggTCGTATTGA gtgccctagcaagctgccagcagcggacactgtccatgttccacaaggctTATTCTTCCACGAGAGACAGGAACCTCTGTCTCCCGTTACCAACTGCCCGCTGAGAgatattgcacctccggtacccgtaaCAGGTCCaatcgacctcaactctctgccagtgccacttggcagcactgagcagtgccaagctccttccaccctggacgtagagccaccacaaaccttgacctctgcgcctggccctgagctagcgccagCACCAAACCTCAACAAGGatactcctacaggagatcctccaacaggcatggagcttaccacagcccatggccaatcccaa gctaccactgcctctgctcctgacagcatttctggccttaccccagagtcggtgcctccgtcaacTCCTGggactggtgtagccaggccctggaggaataagaagaagaagaagaagaagaagggacgtagcaaattaacaaactaa